The proteins below come from a single Solea solea chromosome 6, fSolSol10.1, whole genome shotgun sequence genomic window:
- the LOC131460534 gene encoding kazrin-A-like translates to MSRRRLFYIRIHIVGGVGESSVLIPSDCCVRLSISTSPPTLNPLHPHHANFQLLLTNPDSDSLTQQSLSDGEEQLDRLQQAELTRTTCMSLWRAAAVQAWMEVVMGMPMYMRACSENVKSGKVLLGLTDDDLELGLGINNPIHRRKLRLAIEDYRRAEGDQGLSKVSDMDHHWVATSWLNDVGLPQYAQTFQSHLVDGRVLNSLSRRDLERFLNISDQFHQTSLLLATQLLQILGFDKEALQARRAKCEHQDRDPIVWTCHRVMKWIRDIDLKEFADNLQGKGIHGAVLALDLSFDTDAMVKALGIPSNKHMLHRHLYEEMRSLALPLGSAEQGKDAIGSSSPVAVNRFAEERVSLRRTNRTLLRLHANSHSVERSVGFHGSCSSLPREATRVQAAPQAKGSPVHTYTSVEITNV, encoded by the exons ATGTCGAGGAG AAGGTTATTTTACATTAGAATTCATATTGTCGGAGGTGTGGGTGAATCTTCTGTGCTGATACCCTCAGATTGTTGTGTCAGACTCTCGATTTCCACATCCCCTCCGACCCTGAACCCCCTCCATCCACATCATGCCAACTTCCAACTTCTCCTGACCAATCCAGACTCTGACAGCCTCACACAGCAGAGCCTGTCCGACGGAGAGGAGCAGCTCGACCGCCTGCAGCAGGCCGAGCTCACGCGAACCACATGCATGTCACTGTGGAGAGCGGCGGCGGTCCAGGCCTGGATGGAGGTTGTCATGGGAATGCCCATGTACATGAGAGCTTGCtctgaaaatgtcaaaagtgGCAAG GTGCTGCTAGGATTGACAGATGATGATTTAGAGTTGGGTCTGGGCATCAACAACCCAATTCATCGCAGGAAGCTAAGACTGGCCATAGAGGATTACAGAAGAGCGGAAGGGGATCAAGG ACTTTCAAAAGTGTCGGACATGGACCATCACTGGGTCGCCACGTCATGGCTGAATGACGTGGGTCTGCCTCAGTACGCCCAGACTTTCCAGAGTCACTTGGTGGACGGACGAGTGCTGAACTCTCTGAGCCGCAGAGACCTGGAGAGATTCCTCAACATCAGCGACCAGTTTCACCAGACAAGTCTACTTCTGGCGACGCAGCTGCTTCAGATACTCGGTTTTGATAAAGAG gCCCTGCAGGCACGGCGTGCAAAATGTGAGCACCAAGACCGAGACCCCATTGTTTGGACATGTCACCGAGTAATGAAGTGGATCAGAGACATAGACCTCAAG GAGTTTGCGGACAATCTACAGGGTAAAGGGATCCATGGAGCTGTGCTGGCTCTGGATTTGTCCTTTGACACCGACGCCATGGTCAAAGCGCTGGGGATCCCCAGCAACAAACACATGCTGCATCGTCACCTGTATGAAGAGATGAGATCACTCGCGCTCCCTCTCGG CAGTGCAGAGCAGGGCAAAGACGCCATTGGTTCATCTTCGCCTGTGGCTGTGAATCGCTTTGCTGAGGAGAGAGTGTCCTTGAGGAGAACAAACAGG acTCTGCTGAGGTTACATGCAAACAGCCACTCTGTGGAGAGAAGCGTGGGCTTTCACGGCAGCTGCAGCTCTCTGCCCAGAGAGGCAACAAGAGTTCAGGCTGCTCCTCAGGCCAAAGGAAGCCCGGTGCATACCTACACCAGTGTGGAAATCACCAACGTCTGA
- the kaznb gene encoding kazrin, periplakin interacting protein b isoform X4, translating to MRSEKEDGTKAMLLREEVAQLQEEVHLLRQMKDMLSKDLEDTQGGCSANLLSATEFRVQLGEKEQELDRAKEALQAMKGDRKRLKVEKSDLVSQMQQLYTTLESREEQLREFIRNYDQHRKESEDAVKVLAKEKDMLEREKWDLRRQTKESTEQANILRSQMDTKENRIKELEAELTMAKQSLATLTKDVPKRLSLAMATEPVVNGSQEWVMQADLPLTAAIRQSQQTLYHGHTTDRQAVVRISPCHSRQPSVISDASAADGDRSSTPSDINSPRHRTHSLCNSMEDLEDQKRKKKKEKMTLGSLSRVFTRGKQRKSMDPGLFDGTATPDYYIEEDADW from the exons ATGAGGTCTGAGAAGGAGGACGGGACCAAAGCTA TGTTGCTACGTGAGGAGGTAGCCCAGCTTCAGGAGGAGGTCCACCTGCTGAGGCAAATGAAGGACATGTTGAGTAAGGACCTCGAAGACACGCAGGGAGGCTGCTCTGCCAACCTGCTCTCAGCCACCGAGTTCCGAGTGCAGCTGGGGGAGAAGGAGCAGGAGTTGGACCGGGCCAAGGAGGCCTTACAAG cCATGAAAGGGGACCGTAAACGTCTAAAAGTGGAAAAGTCCGACCTGGTGAGTCAGATGCAGCAGCTGTACACAACActggagagcagagaagagcAACTACGAGAATTCATACGCAACTATGACCAGCACCGAAAG GAGAGTGAGGATGCAGTGAAGGTCCTGGCAAAGGAGAAAGACATGCTGGAAAGAGAAAAGTGGGACCTGAGGAGGCAGACCAAGGAATCCACGGAGCAGGCCAACATCCTGCGCTCTCAGATGGACACAAAGGAGAACAGGATCAAAGAACTGGAGGCTGAGCTCACCATG GCGAAGCAGTCCCTCGCCACACTGACTAAAGACGTACCGAAGCGGCTTTCTCTGGCCATGGCGACAGAGCCCGTGGTGAACGGCAGTCAGGAGTGGGTGATGCAGGCCGACCTGCCGCTCACTGCCGCCATCCGTCAGAGCCAGCAGACCCTGTACCACggacacaccacagacagacagg CTGTGGTCAGAATTAGCCCCTGTCACTCTCGCCAGCCCTCTGTCATCTCCGACGCCTCGGCGGCCGATGGAGACCGCTCGTCTACGCCCAGTGACATCAACTCGCCTCGTCACCGGACCCACTCCCTCTGCAAT tccaTGGAGGATCTGGAGGACCAGAAGcgtaagaagaagaaggagaagatgaCACTTGGTTCTCTGTCACGGGTGTTCACTCGGGGCAAACAGCGCAAATCCATGGACCCCGGCCTGTTTGATGGTACAGCCACCCCTGATTATTACATAGAGGAGGATGCCGACTGGTGA